ACTTCAAGACCTATGTCTGTAAGGAATTCACCGATTCTTTCAGTTTTCAATTCCGTTTTTACAAAGTCCTTCAGCCAGTTGTTTGATATTTTCATTTGTTTATCTATCTACTTTTTTAGTTGGTCAGAGGAAACCGAGGGTTTCTTCTGCTTTATTTTGAAACTTTTACTTGAAATTCCACGCCTTTATTCGGTATGATTTTTCGAGCTACAAATGTCGTGTTTTTTTGATAAATAGAGAAATTTCGAAACGATTTTAAGATAATTAATTTTCATTAACAGCTCTCTTCTGAAATTGATAAAACTTTCAACTGCTTCTCATCAGTTAGTTTAAAAATAAATTTAAGAAAGCTAAGATTATAATAGATTCTGGCTATGAGTATATTCACCATCTGGTCTGACTATTTTCTTCAGACTGTCAGAAAACAGTACCAAGCCTCCAGCCGTCATAATGAGATCCTTCAAAACAAGCCTTCCAGCACCTGACAGATAAGGAAATCCATATTGAGGTGAAGGATAGTCTCCGCCAAGTTCAGGAACATATACTTCCGGAGTTGTAAGCAGAAAGGATAGGGTCACGAAAGACAGGGAAGTTTACCTAATTACCGACTTATTTAATCCATTTTTTAAACATCCTCCAATTTGTAAAACCTAAAACCCCAATAATCATGATAAATAAAATATTAGGATGAAAGTGATCAAAATACAAAATAGTTATCAAATAAATAATAGTTAAATATATTATGTGAAACCAAAGTTTATTGCCTATTTGCGATATAAATAAATATAACAATAGATAAACCCAAAAATAAAATATTATGGCAAAAAATATAAAATCATATAAAAACATCAATTCTATTAACCCAATTTTTGTTTCAAATGTAAATTCCTTATTTAGATTTATTAATCCATAAGGCTTCGCAACTTTTGAATAGTTGAAAATAGTACCTAACAAAATTTGTAAAATATTTTTTAAAATTATAGATATATATAATATTACTACAAGTTTAAATAAATTGTTTATTATTCTTTTAGTCATAGTATTTTTAATTACAACCTAGCGAACTTAACGGAGCATTTCCTTTAATGTAATTTTTTATTTTATTATAATTTGGTCTGTATATTTCAGGAGTAACTTTGTCTGCATATCCCCCATTATTAACAATAAATGTTGACAATTTAGCTTGCATACCTTTCCATAAATTATCAGCACCTAAAAATGCCAATGATTGTATTATGGAATTTAAAATTGTAGAATTATCTGAATAATTATAAGAAACCCGGTCAACTCCCCGGGTGTAAATATACATAGTATTATCATTAGGATCAGTATAATAACTAAATAACCTATTTCCTGCAACGGGATGTATACCATCATAAGACCAAGACTTAGGAGCTTTCACGGTTGTAAACATCCATGAATTCGTCCAGTATCCGGAACACACAACCGTTCCATCATCAGGTGTAATATCAATATGAATCAAAGCCCCTAATGGGTTGTTAGAAAACCATAGTGCTGTGTCATTTATTCCATAATAATTATCAACAGTTGGATTGAATTTTTCAGCAAAAAGATTTATATTTTTTCTAAAGAAATCGAAAAATTCAACAGGATTATATTTTACGTTTGTTCCCGGTTTATTTGGGAGACTTGTAATTTTGACAGGAAATAGATCCATATTTAATTTTACACCTAAACCATTGTCCAAATCCGTTAATGCCCAATTATCATAATAGTTAGTTTGATTTTTAATATTTTGCATTTTTGTTTTAACACTTTGAGGCACTTGATGAGTAGCTACATCTTTCCATTTAGGCAATTGACTACAAGGAATGTCTATTAATAAATTAGGATTTTGGGTTAAGGCATCATCTAATACTTTTAATCTTGAAAAAATTTGTTCTGGATTAATAGTATTTGGATTTTGTTGTAAGAAGTCTTGAGCAAATGTTAACATCGACTGAAATCGTTCCCAAGAAACGGTAGGGTTTTGAGCTAAGAATTGAATTCCCCATTTCACAAAATCAGCATTTTTCTGTGTAGGGGTATCAAAAAGATATTTCAACAGGTTGTTTATTTTAGAATCATTATATACTCCCTGTAGATAATTGGTTCCGGAAGTATACACTTGGGTATAATAATCATCAATCAATTCAAAAATACTATCGTTGTTCACAAATACGCCTATTTTCTCGTTCAGAATATTTACCTCATCACTGGTCAAAGGATCAGAAACCATGCTTGCCCAGTATGCAGTATGATTCAATAAATAAAGATGATTCGGCTCGGTAATGTATGATGTATACATAAAATTAGGGTTGGTTAAAACCTTATGTAATGGGCTGTAACCACCTCCGTTACTTATAGTAGGGGCTTCAGGCGGGCCTTCAAGATAATTGGGTGTTCTGCCACAAACCATTTTAGTGGAAATTTCATAATATCCGTCATTTACATCTGGCGCATTACAGGAAACACCGGGAGGATGATTACCCCCGTTACTACAATTATGAACAATAACTATTGTCTGGTTCCAGCAGTCAAATTTTGAAGAAACAGTGGAAGTGGACTTGGGAGAAACTGGATTTCCATGGAGGTATTCACTTTGGCTAAAAATTTTTAAATCTTCTCCCAAGATCTGAATAGTACCCGAAAAATCACTTAGAATAGGTATATTGCCCTTCGGTGTACTATTAGGAATGATCTTAAGAAAGCCATATTTCTCTATTCCATTTTCTATGGTGATAATATGTTTGAGTATAAAGGGACTTTGTTTAGAATAATCAGTTAAAGGAAGTGTAAAGGTAGTAACATCTTTGGCTGCATCATATACTTTTTCGTAGAACAGAATATCTGTTTCATTTTTTTTACTTCCTTCTGCCAAAGCATCTACAGATAATTTTACCCTTGAGTTTTTAAGTAGGGTTTTAAGGGTTTTGATACTTACAAAGGAAGAAGAAAACCTGTTGTGAATATTTTCCTGTTTGGCAACTTCTTCCGTTTTGTTATTTTCAACAAGTAGGTTTTCATCTCTACAGCCCAATAATAACAATAATGTTATAATAATCAGATAATTAAAATTTTTCATTTATTTGTGATTTTTTATATGATACAAGAATAGAGATATTACCCCAACTTACACCATAACTTTTTCGAAAAAAATATTACTTTTGTAATTATAATTATAATCTTTAGTTATGGATACCATGGAAGTTATCATCGAAAAAATAAAAGAATACCGTAAAAAGAAAGGCTTTTCACATGAAAATATGGCCGAAGAATTACACATAAGCCAAGCTGCGTACAGCAAAATAGAAAAGAATGAAACCAAACTTACTGTTGACAGATTATATCAGATCGCTGAAATCTTAAAAGTTCCTGTTTATGGATTACTGGATACAATTCCAAATAATATTTATAATCAGCAAAATTTTTATGATACTTCTGTTGGCCACCAAGAAATTCAAAATTTATATCAGGAAAATAAAGACAAAACAGGAAAGATAGAGTCTTTGTATGAAGAAAGACTCAAAGATAAAGATAAAATGATTGAGCAATTACAAAGTCTTATCAACTTAATAAAGAAATAAGAGCTGGAAAAATCCAGCTCTTATTTTCTTTTTTATTGATTTAATGTTACAATCCGATCACCGGCATTGATAACATTAAAATATTTTCGTTTTCTTCAAGACCGTCAAGAGGTTCGATAATTCCTGGTCTGTTTGGCTGTGACATTTTCATGGTGATATCGTCAGAGCCTAATATTGTTAACATTTCAGTTAAGAATTTCGAGCTAAAACCGATATTGATATCTTCACCGTTATAGTCACATGGGATCTGCATGTCTGCTTTGTTTGCATATTCTGTATCCTCTGCGTGAAGGTGAAGTATATTTCCTGAAAGCTTAAATCTTACCTGATTGGTTGATTTATTAGACATAATAGATGCTCTTTTAATGGCTCCCAACAACAGGTTCCTGTTGATCGTTAATACATTCGGGTTTTCTTTAGGGATTACCGCTGTATAGTTTGGATATTTTCCATCGATCAGTCTACAGATCCAGATGTGTTTATCAAAAGTAAATTTAGCCATATTCTCATTGAAGTCGATTTTCACGTCTTCATTGGAGCTTGCCAGAATATTTTTGAAAATATTCAGAGGTTTTTTAGGCATGATAAACTCCATTGGCTCAGCATTCATCAGATCTGTTCTTTTGTAAACTACCAATCTGTGAGAATCTGTAGAAACAAAATTGGTTTCATTTTCTCCAAACTGGAAGAGAACTCCTGTCATTACCGGACGAAGAGAGTCATTACTTGTAGCAAATAATGTATTGGTTAAAGCTTCAGACAGAACTCCAGCTGACATTGTTACACTC
This genomic window from Chryseobacterium sp. MEBOG06 contains:
- a CDS encoding helix-turn-helix domain-containing protein, with the translated sequence MDTMEVIIEKIKEYRKKKGFSHENMAEELHISQAAYSKIEKNETKLTVDRLYQIAEILKVPVYGLLDTIPNNIYNQQNFYDTSVGHQEIQNLYQENKDKTGKIESLYEERLKDKDKMIEQLQSLINLIKK
- the dnaN gene encoding DNA polymerase III subunit beta; its protein translation is MKFIISSGELQKALQTVSGVISSSQSRPILENYLFELDGNNVTITASDGETTLVTSLEVKSDDSGKFAVPAKIFQDFIKTYGEQPLTFVVKDNAEGTGSQLEILDEKDNFAVALDNADDYPELPEFDASQSVTMSAGVLSEALTNTLFATSNDSLRPVMTGVLFQFGENETNFVSTDSHRLVVYKRTDLMNAEPMEFIMPKKPLNIFKNILASSNEDVKIDFNENMAKFTFDKHIWICRLIDGKYPNYTAVIPKENPNVLTINRNLLLGAIKRASIMSNKSTNQVRFKLSGNILHLHAEDTEYANKADMQIPCDYNGEDINIGFSSKFLTEMLTILGSDDITMKMSQPNRPGIIEPLDGLEENENILMLSMPVIGL